A stretch of DNA from Triticum dicoccoides isolate Atlit2015 ecotype Zavitan chromosome 2A, WEW_v2.0, whole genome shotgun sequence:
CGGACGGCATAGCGTAGGGAGGGGATCCATCCAGCAGAGCAGAGGAGAGCAGCGACCGGTCGGAGCAGAGCAGTGGCGGCCCACTGGGTCGGTCGGCATGGATTACCACCACcatcaccagcagcagcagcagttcctGATGCCTCCGCCGGCGTCGCTGCCGGCGCAGCAGCAGCTGTGCGCGCCGATGATGGGCATGGGCATGGAGATGggcatggagatggagatggagatggagatggagatggaggagCAGCTGTGCTTCGTGGGGAGGGGCGGCGGGGGTCGGGGGGCGGAGAGGAAGCGGCGGTTCACGGAGGAGCAGACACGGTCGCTGGAGTCCATGTTCCACGCGCACCACGCCAAGCTGGAGCCCCGGGAGAAGGCGGAGCTGGCGCGCGAGCTGGGCCTGCAGCCGCGCCAGGTGGCCATCTGGTTCCAGAACAAGCGCGCGCGGTGGCGCTCCAAGCAGCTGGAGCACGACTTCACCGCCCTCCGCGCCGACTACGACGCCCTCCACTCCCGCGTCGAGTCCCTCAAGCACGAGAAGCTCGCCCTCGCCGCACAGGTAGCTAATCTAATCGCTGCGCACGTATTCTTAATCTCTTCTTGGCTTCTTGCCGATAGTACTTAATCCAGCTGCTAACTGGAGTACGTACGTACGTGTGTGCAGTTGCAGGAGCTGAGCGAGAGGCTGAGGgagagggacggcggcggcggtggcgcggcgacCGCCACCGCCAGCAGCAGCAGCTGCAACGGAGGCGGCCGGGAGCTGGACGACGACAAGAGGAACGTCGTCGACGTCGAGCCCCCCGAGAGCTGCGTGCTCGGCGGGACGGCGTGCGGCACGCCGGCGGACGTCTCGGCGTCGGTGGAGTCCGAGTGCGACGACCACCTCCACTACGACGGGGCGGTCTTCCCGGAGTCCTTCTGCGCCACGCCGGAGCTGTGGGAGCCGTGGCCGTGGCCGCCCGTCGAGTGGAACGCGGTGGCTTGAGGCCCTGGAGTAGTATATACATGTTGTGAACCCACGTAGGCGGCTTGTGTGTGTAGCTTCACGTACGTACGTGCATGTTGTGCTCGATTTCCCATCTGGTTGGGGATACATGCGAGAGAGGCGAACGGGGGCGCGGCAATGACGGGTGGGTCCGTGTAAGACAGAGGGTGATGCACCTGAATCCAGAGAAGTGACCTGAAACCATGGAGGCGACCGCCCAGCCAATGGGATCAGGGATTCGGATGCTGCTAAAATGTTGCGAGTTAGAGATCATTGGTGGAGTTTGCATCAGCTGTTCTGTTTGTTGTTGCACCCGCTGTGAATTCAAATGTTGGAGGTAGGACCGATCCATCAATTGATAATACTACAAAATACTGCTTCTCAACTTTAGAATCTCGTGTGGAGCATCGGCAGTAGGTTCTTGTCTAGGATTGTCCAAACGTTCATCATGGTTAGCCGTTTCGCTAATTAACTTTCTGCAGCCCGCTTCTAGAAAATCTTAACATTAACGCCTAAAATTGCACTGTTTTAAGGTGTGCAACTTTAGAGGAAATTTGGTACAATATGTGGTTATATAGATCGACTTAAGAGATAAGTTTGGTTAAAGCCTGATTCAAAACCTAAGAAATGTGACCGATTTAAGCAAAGTTAAGACAACCGATGAATTGATACCCCTCGCTTAATTGGAGTTCAAACTTTCAACTTTTTGATTGGTATGTTGATTGTTAGTGAATCACCCAAGGGAAAAACATGCTGCTAATATGTTTTCCTTTACTCTTgctcccaattttattttattttttgctgatGTTAGGGGAACTCTAGCGGATCCCTAAAAAACGGTTCATTCCTCAAGATATTCTCTTCCGAGACATTAACTGCACCTAGCTAAACTTCTATCCGGCTAACTCCTAAAAAAATTGAGGGGTTAACCCAaacaaattcccaactctctcagtTTTGAGAGGCCTCATAAGTTCACACCAATAATATTCCTTCTACTTTCAGCAAAATATTCCTTCTTCTCTCCCATGCACGACACTTCCTCCTTCCGCCTTTGTTGCCACATATCGCCATCGCAGCCACCTACCACCTTAGGAATGGAACCCTCGGTCGCCTCCACACCCCGGCGTCGACGCCCGTGCTGCCGCGCACAAAGATTTGGTTGGAGCTGTGGCAGATTTGACCGATCTGCGTGCTGTTCTGGGTCCTTTGTCAGCACACGAGTACCTGGTGTCGAAAATCACCTGCAGCAACGACCATGGCAGTGCCGTCGACTGGTGGATGTCCAGTGTCTTTCTGTACGAGTTGTTGCACGACACGACGCCTTCCAAGAGGCTGGTGACCACGCCACAGTTTTCAACGCCTTCAGCCAGCCGATGCTCTTCCCGGTCATGTTGGGCATGAGCACCACCGCCAGGGACCTCATCCAACACGCCATTCCTCACATTGTAGAGCTAGACAGCATGGGCATGGGCGCAACGAACCGCACAGCGATGGCGGAGGCCATTGGCGAGGCGGCGGGGTCAGGGCTGGGCGACATGCCAGAGTTGTGCGTGGCCGAGGTGCTGCTCCAGCTGGGCACactagaaggaagaagaagaggaggaggaggaaaagacACTTCCATGTGGGATCTAGTTAAATTTGAGGCTCGGTTAGTTCTGACCACTTTCTTTAACTCCTCGGTTTTGAGGAGTTAAGGTTTAGGAAAACATTTGACGAGTTAGAGGATAAGTGATCTGCTACAGTAGCCCTTAGCCATCTAAGATTGCATCACTTTTATTTAAAACTGCAATTTTGGAAGTATTGTTGCATATAAGATTAGCGAAACATTGGTGCATTTTTATTTTAAATATGAACCAAAAGGTTTTTAAAACAATAGACATGAAAAAAAAACAAGGACCCTAATAGGGATGGAACGTGCCCTCCCCAGCGTTCCTGGAGGgaacaatcgtgcacctagggaggCTCCTGCAAGCGTCGTCTGTGTTGGGGAGCTCCTTTGGTCAAACGATGCCTTGCGTCCTACTCATCAAGGACCACAGACCCCTTCCTCCTCCTTTCATATGGAGAATTACCATGTTGGAACCAGAGAAACTTGGCATATGTTCAAATTTTTGCTATTATTGTGGAAAGAGAGAATTGTCGTGCCATAGGTACGAGGACATGACAAATGTTGTGCATAAAAAAATTGCCATGCTAGAAAAGAGGATTGTCATCATGATAGAACAAAGAAAATTGTTACACGTGTCCAAAAATTAACCATGCTACAGTTTAGAGAATTGTCACGCTACAAGAAAGAAATTCTCGTGGTAAAGTGTGAAAAGTTGGGATGCCATGTCTTGAAAGAAAAACAGAGTTGCCATGCTATAACATACTATATAATTGTCATGTGTAAATAGTCTAAAACGCACATAATTAGCCATGTTATAGCACTGTCAATGTGTAAAAATCTAAAAACACATAAATTTGCCATGCTATAGTTGACATAGCTGCCATTTGCCATGCTTTAGATAACCACCTGTTCATAATTTACAAAATGGATAGAAACACAGAAAATTCGTGTTGTCCGCTCTGAAGGGGGTTTGCAGGGTACCATTCTGCCGTTCGCTCGCGAGGGCGGTGGGAGCGAACGCTTTCAGATTCTCGCAGGGATCCGACACATCTGAGAGCGTTCGCTCAAAATAGGTTTCCACGGAACTTCAGTTCCATATAATTTCCCAAAACTATACGCCGGGTGAACACACGTGTATTGGCGCCATCATTCGTGTTCACAAATCGCATCGTTTCCCGGTTCCTGCAAAATTCTACGCCCTCATCCGTTTCATTAGATAATTAACCGCCCCTGATCGTTGAGTTATCAAAGTATGAACTCCCCTGAACCCTGGGTCTCTCGCTTATGATGACCATGCCACGCCAGGCGCAGGGCAGGATGATGATCTGGCGGGAGCGCTTGGGGCGGAGTACACGTCGAGGAAAGAGACGCCATTGCTCCACGAGTAGAGTAGCGGTCGGCAGGTCGTTGTCGCCTCGTACGTCGCGATTCCATCCATCCACAGGAGCTGAATACGTGCCAAAACTTTCGTCTTTGGCGCCTAGTAGCATGAAGACATTCGACTCGACAcgcacgccgtcgacctcctccttgTTCCGTTGGCTGCCCCGctgcaaaactacgtttatcactgTATATGTATCAATATATGCACAGATCGATTTTCGTCCAGTTTTCCGTAAATTAACTggacaattctcttcttcttaattaatcgatgaggcaaatatTTTTGCccccgtttcaaaaaaaaatgcaCAGAGAAAAAAGAGTGGCAACGTCCATTCGTTCGTCCGATCAATGGATGGTGTTtggtactccctctataaactaatataaaagctttagatcactactttagtattttaaacgtttttatattagtttacgaaaGAAGTACTGCTGAGGAACCAGTTTGGGCCGGGGACAGCGAGAACGTTCTGGGATGGTGGTCGAATGGGTGGTGGAATGGTGGATACGGGTCCTCATGGATGACGGCGACGTGAAATGATGTGGCCGGCCGGAGAGCGTGTTCCCGAGAACTCTCCGGCGGATCAGTTCGTCCGTGGACGTGCAAGATGAGGATGACGACACAGGTTTAATATCTCCGGCGAAGAAATACGGGCCACTGCGTATCGTATGGTCTGTGCATGCCTTTGTTTATGGTGAGAACTGACCAGCTCCGACCGGGACAAGTGGTGCCGATTTACCACGGAAATGAATTTGGGATAGGGACTGCTAGTCAAGGCTTATATGTGTGTAGATGGTCgtcaattgtgtatttctcaagaaTCCCGGGCTGGCTTGATTGTTATTTTTCTCCAATTAAGCTAGCAACATGACCATCGGTGTGTTACAGGTCTCTTGAGagtttgtgatggattatggatggACTTAGGCCCATATAAAACAATAATCTCTGGTTAATTTCTAAGACTCAAGCATGTGTATGATAAGTGGTGGGAAGTGTGAAAAGTTTAGTATCATATTGCTACAGTAAAAAAATGAGACATTTTTATAAGGGTTGCTCCACCCCTTGCTATTGGAAGCTTGGAAATAGGAGTTGTACACGTGTGCTTCTCCTCCTCcgcccgcctcgcctcgtcacgccgCGGGTCGCGGGAATGAGCTGAGCCCCATCTATCCGACGGTCTATatcagttcactcactccctctcagtGGAGTGAACCCTAACTTAGTTCACTCCAAGAAGAAGGCCTCGGCCGATGCCgaggccgccgctgccgccgccgcgttggcctggccaacctgAGGGTATGATTCGTCCATCCCCTATTTGATCGTTCATGTGCTGGccgtatatatgttgttcatagatGTTTCGGTTCTATGTACTGTACGTGCTCACATGCTTAGGTATCGGTATGAGATGCATACCGTATTTGCCATACTTAATGTATACTCCTGGATTAGATTAGTcgaaaaagtgctaatatttccaacagtttGTTGCTCTACTTAGTGGTAGTATTTGAAGGGATTATGTACGTTGGTCAAGAACTCAAGGCAAAACccttcaaaaaataaaaataaaaaagaactcAAGATAACAAGCACTTCCATTTCATGCTATTGGAGCTGGTAGAGGAATCTCAATGCCTGTGATGTCTACGCCTCTTCTGCCAGGAAAAAACAGGTCCACGTATAGTGATAGGGATACCGCAATCTTTTGATCCGTTGTTTTATTATTAGTGTTCTGATACGGTCGTTGTAAGTGCTTTCAGATCTGTATAAAAGAAGCACGGATGCTCGCACACTCTAAGCTACTGGAGTAGTTTCTTTTTTAACACCCTGCTCAGCCAATTCGAACGAGACAAATCGCGCGCACCTGATGCTACCGGGAAGACTTTATGCTTTGATCAGTGATTCAGCGATCTCCAAGTGCTTTTCCACTTGATCGCGACTTGTTCAAAGAAGGCAAAAGAGTCTACCAGTGAAAGCTCCGGATCGAAAGCTGAAACCTCCTCTTAACTTAAACCCTTCTGCCGCTGCTGGAATCTTCTAGAACGCCGGAAAGGCGCGGCGTAAAGCCGAGTGCCTCCTACTGTGGCTAACCGCCCAAACCCTCGTGGCCTTGAGCCACAACGATTTGATTATTATGGCACTGCTTTCAGGTCCATGCCCGAATCTGATCACAGTGCTGATTCGATATGTTAGCTTATTTCTCTTAAGTATATTTCCCACGAGTGCTCACACTTTGGCATGCGCTGACTGCTGCGTCTCAAACAACTACTGAAAAAGCTTCAGGTTCAGCGGGAGCCACTCGGTTGATCAGCGGTGCCGCTGTGGCGGCAAGAGAGCAGCCGGCGAGGAGGAAGCACGTCCATGCGCGCGCCGATCAAAGCAGCGAGCTGGCCCGCCGCCTGAAGGAGACGAGGCAAAGGCAGCGATGAGACGGCGATGAGCAGCGCCGAAGCGCCGATCGACCAGGCGTCGCCGTCCCGATGGCGAGGTAGCGCCGCGGTGGCGCCACCGGCGCCAGCCGCGGCCCGGTCGACCTCGGACGCGTCGATCGTCCCATCGGCGTCGCCTCTCCGGCAAAGGGAGATTCCTCTCCTTTTCCCGCGCCGCGTGCCACCCCGTCGACCGCATCTCGCCCGATCACCGGCCGCGCGCAAGACAAGACGTCCCGGTCGCCGGCGCACTTCGGCGGCTTTCCCCGGCCGATCCCCGTTGCTCTTCGATGTGCATGTACCGGGTCTCCTTTGGTCTGCAGAGAGCTTTTTTTTACTTGGCTTGGGCAGTGCCAATGCGCGCGAAAAAGAAACGAGCTTGGTTGGTAAGTGTCAATTTTCAGTGTGCCCGGGAACAGACGTGCCGGCCAAAGTGTTGTCTTTTGAGGCGAA
This window harbors:
- the LOC119355921 gene encoding homeobox-leucine zipper protein HOX22-like, translating into MDYHHHHQQQQQFLMPPPASLPAQQQLCAPMMGMGMEMGMEMEMEMEMEMEEQLCFVGRGGGGRGAERKRRFTEEQTRSLESMFHAHHAKLEPREKAELARELGLQPRQVAIWFQNKRARWRSKQLEHDFTALRADYDALHSRVESLKHEKLALAAQLQELSERLRERDGGGGGAATATASSSSCNGGGRELDDDKRNVVDVEPPESCVLGGTACGTPADVSASVESECDDHLHYDGAVFPESFCATPELWEPWPWPPVEWNAVA